Genomic segment of Bacteroidota bacterium:
TGCTTTCGCTATCCTTATTTGTCTTATTGTGATAAGTTGCAATAACAATAATAATGAGACCGTGACCCCTGGTTCACCATTTTTCAAAAAAATTTCTTCAAAGCAAAGCGGTATTACATTTATCAATGCTGTCGACGAAAATTATGATAAAAATTATTTTGACAAGTTTGCTTACGTGTACAATGGCGCAGGTGTAGCTGTTGGTGATATTAACAATGATGGGTTACAGGATATTTATTTTACTGGGAATGAAGTTCAAAATAGGTTATACCTGAATGAAGGAGGAATGAAGTTTAAGGATATTACAGTTTCGGCGGGTGTAGATGGCGGTAAAGGATGGGATAATGGAGTTACTATGGTTGATATTAACAATGATGGACTGCTGGACATTTATGTTTGTAAGGGTGGGTTTGAAGATTCTGACGATGAAAGAAGGAATTTGCTATATGTAAACCAGGGTAACAACACATTTAAAGACGAAGCCAAAACATATGGCTTAGATGATGATGGATATTCCCAACACTCAGCTTTTTTCGATATGGACAATGATAATGATCTGGATCTGTTTCTTACCAGCAGGCCGGATTCATTTTACCTTGGTTTGTCAAGAATGGTATCTGGTAAAAGAGAACCAAAAGATAAATGCAGGGCTAAGCTTTATCGTAATGATGACGGTAAGTTTACTGAAATTGGAAAAAAAGCAGGGATCAATCACACATTCGGATATGCACTTTCAGTACTGACAGCTGATTTGAACAATGACGGGTATGCTGACATTTTTGTCTCCAATGATTATGCAGATAACGATTATATTTTTATCAATCAGAAAAACGGCACTTTTAAAGACGAAGTAAAAAGTTTGACGAACCATTTGTCACTTTTTTCGATGGGAGCTGACATTGCTGATATCAACAACGATGGCTATGAAGATATTTATGTAACTGAGATGTTGCCTGAAAATTATAAACGATCAAAGGTTTCGATGCCAAGAATGGATGTTGAAGGCTTTTGGGCTATCGTTGATAGTGGATTTCAGAAGCAATACATGCATAATGCATTGCATCTGAACCAGGGAAATGGATTTTTTAGTGAAATATCACAATTGGCAGGTGTAGCGAAAACGGAGTGGAGCTGGGCTACATTATTATCTGATTTTGATAACGACGGAAAGCGGGATATCTATGTAGCGAATGGTTACCGTCGTGATCTTTTTGATGGGGATATTTTAAAAAAACAAGATGAATACGTAAAAGCAAACATGCACAAGTATTCATCCGGCGAAGAGATGTTTGAAAAAGGATTCAAGGACTATATGGAAATATACAATCCCATCAAAGTCAGAAACTATTTATTCAGAAACAAAGGCGATCTGCAATTTGAAAACGTTTCAGAAGCATGGGGTTTAACAGATAGTACATTTTCTAACGGTGCTGCAATTGCAGATTTTGACAATGACGGAGATATTGATCTGGTCGTAAATAATCTTGACCAGGAAGCTTTGCTTTATGAAAATGCTACTGACAAAAAAAATAATTATATAAGAATAAAACTGGAAGGTCCTGAAAAGAACCATGATGGAATTGGTGCCAAGGTCTCGCTTTACTATGACGGTAAAATGCGTCAATTCTTTCAGCAAAAAACAGTTCGGGGGTATATGTCTTGCAATGAGCCCATTGTACATTTTGGTCTCGGTCAAACGACCAAAATTGACAGCATTGTCATCAAATGGCCTGATGGGAAAGAGAACTCTCTAAAGGAAATCACTTCGAACCAGGTTATAAAAGCAGTGTATAAAAATGCAGAAACAAATCACTATTCATCACCGGTGTTTAATTCTTCTTTTATCGAAGCAACAAACCAGTTTTTAAGACAACCATTTGTACATAAGGAAAACAAGTATGATGAATACGTAGACCAGATCTTATTGCCTCATGAATTTTCAGTTAGCGGACCTTTTATTGCTACAGGCGATGTAAATGGTGACGGCGAAGAAGATTTTTATGTTGGAGGAGCAAAAAACCAGGCCGGTGCTTTATACAGGTTTCAAAATGGAGGGTTTGTTAAGCAAGTTGAACCTGCATTTGAAGCTGACAAAGATTATGAAGATCTTGGTACAACTCTCTTTGATGTTGATGGTGACGGTGATCTCGATCTGTATGTTGTCAGTGGCGGCAGCGAATTTCCAGATGGGTCAAAGATGTACCAGGATAGATTATATGTGAATGATGGAAAAGGAAACTTTTCAAAGTCATCACTTCCGCTAACAGTAAGCAGCGGGTCTTGTGTCATTGCATTTGATGTTGATGGTGATAATGATCTTGACATTTTCAGGGGTGGGGAAGTCTTGCCACATCAATATCCCAAGCCACCTCAAAGTTATTTACTCATTAATGAAAACGGCAAACTGATCGATAAAACCAAAGAATTAGCTCCCGATCTATTGCAGATTGGTATGGTTAAAACAGCAGTAGCGGCGGATCTGAATGGAGATAAAAAGCCAGAACTGGTTATTTCAGGCGAATGGATGCCTATAAAAATTTATGAATATACCGCTGGGAAGATGACAGATATTTCAAATAAATATGGCCTTGAAAAAACAGAAGGTTGGTGGAATAAAATTGTTGCAGATGACATTGATGGTGATGGCGACCTTGACCTGATTGCAGGCAACCTTGGCGAGAACTATAAATTTTCAGCGAGCAAAGAAAAACCTTTTGAAATTTATGCAAAGGATTTTGACAACAATGGCACTAATGACATTTTTCTGGCAAAGCATCTTGGCGATATCACTGTTCCAATTCGCGGCCGTGAATGCACTTCGCAACAGTGCCCGATAATAGCAAAGAAATTCCCTACTTACCTTTCATTTGCCGAAAGTGACCTGAAGGGTATTCTGGGCGAAGAGATCGAAAATGCCTATCACAATCAAGCCTATCTTTTTTCTTCCGTAATTTTTATCAATGACAAAGGAAAGTTTACAATAAAGAAATTACCAGTTGAAGCGCAACTATCAACTGTAAATGGCATATTGGTAAATGATTTTGATGGCGATGGCAAAAAAGATATACTGATTGCGGGAAATAAATTCAATGTGGAAGTAGAAACGACACCGGCAGATGCATCAGTTGGTTTGTTTTTGAAAGGGACGGCGGATGGAAGTTTCATCAGCAGAAACCCGGCAGAAAGTGGCTTTTTTGCACCTTATAATGTAAAGGACATTAAGACGATCAAAACAAAAGTCGGAGTTGCCGTACTGGTAAGTTCAAATAATGATTCATTGCGAATTTTTAAGAACAAAAAATAGGTCAGTTTATAAAAAATCTTTTTTCAATACTGTTCATTATTCTTCTTTCTGCATGCAGTAGTGGCGGTAAGAAGAACAGGTTAGCAACAGCTTCCAGTCCTTACCTGCAACAACATGCTGATAATCCTGTTAATTGGTATGAATGGAATGATGAAGCACTTACAATTGCGAAAAAAGAAAACAAGCCACTTCTTATAAGTATTGGATATGCTTCCTGTCATTGGTGTCATGTAATGGAGAAGGAGTCATTCATGGATACTGCAGTTGCGAGGATAATGAATGAGAATTTTATTTGTATAAAAGTAGACAGAGAAGAAAGGCCCGATATTGATAATATATATATGTATGCTTGCCAGTTGATCTCCGGTGGCGGGGGATGGCCTTTGAATGCGTTTGCCTTGCCTGATGGTAAACCTTTTTTTGCAGGCACCTATTATAGCAAAGCCGGGTGGATGAGTTTGCTGACAAATATTTCAAAAGCATATAAAGAAAAACATGGCCTGGTAGTTAAACAAGCTAATGAATTGACAAAAGGAATTGCTGACGAAGAATTCTCTTTTAATAGAGTTGATAGTACAGCTACTGTAATGAACAACCAGGAGTATCAAAATTTATTTGACAGCGTTTACTCAAAAACAGATACTGTAAATGGAGGTTTAAAAGGTTCGCCAAAATTCCCAATGCCTGCAGTAACTGAATTTTTACTTCAGCATTACTATTTCACCGGGAATAAAAAAGCTCTCAATGCAGCATCAATGACATTGTACAAAATGGCTCTCGGCGGAATTTATGACCATCTCGATGGAGGATTCGCCCGGTATGCAACAGATAATGAGTGGCACATTCCTCATTTTGAAAAAATGCTTTATGATAATGCACAGTTGATAAGTTTATATGCACACGCATATCAAATAACACAAAATGATTTTTATAAAACTATAATTACTGAAACAATTTCTTTTATTGAAAGAAACCTGGCTTCTTCACATGGTGGTTATTACAGCTCGTTAAATGCCGATACAGAAGATGGTGAAGGTGATTTTTATACATGGAAAGAATCCGATTTTAAAAAAATTACAGGCAATGAAAATTTATTGACAGAATATTTCAATGTGAGCCCGATGGGTAATTGGAATAAGGGAAATAATATATTATTCGCAAATTACACTCCACAGGAATTTGCAGTTTTTAAAAAACAAACACCGGGTCAATTCATTTCTCTTTTAAATAAAACTAAAAAGGTATTACTTGAAGAAAGAAATAAACGAAATAAACCGGCCGCTGATACAAAAA
This window contains:
- a CDS encoding thioredoxin domain-containing protein, translated to MGQFIKNLFSILFIILLSACSSGGKKNRLATASSPYLQQHADNPVNWYEWNDEALTIAKKENKPLLISIGYASCHWCHVMEKESFMDTAVARIMNENFICIKVDREERPDIDNIYMYACQLISGGGGWPLNAFALPDGKPFFAGTYYSKAGWMSLLTNISKAYKEKHGLVVKQANELTKGIADEEFSFNRVDSTATVMNNQEYQNLFDSVYSKTDTVNGGLKGSPKFPMPAVTEFLLQHYYFTGNKKALNAASMTLYKMALGGIYDHLDGGFARYATDNEWHIPHFEKMLYDNAQLISLYAHAYQITQNDFYKTIITETISFIERNLASSHGGYYSSLNADTEDGEGDFYTWKESDFKKITGNENLLTEYFNVSPMGNWNKGNNILFANYTPQEFAVFKKQTPGQFISLLNKTKKVLLEERNKRNKPAADTKTLTAWNAMMLKAYADAYIATSTEDYLAKAMIIAKFLEKNMLGNDGSLKRNFKDGKTSINGFLDDYALTASAFIKLYSVSFDINWITLAKQITDHAIKNFYSKDAGLFYYTASNESKLAVRKMEIDDDAIPSSNSIMAGVLYSLGVIYDDSSYSDISKGMLTSVITKVNLFPVYHAQWCSLAGLFSQGTYEVVVMGKEANTKNKELQKKYLPDCVFMGETDKENLPLLEDKLPVNKTLIYVCTNKVCKRPLEDVSLALNQIK